A region of Maridesulfovibrio bastinii DSM 16055 DNA encodes the following proteins:
- a CDS encoding glycine betaine ABC transporter substrate-binding protein translates to MKRIVTLLAVVALIAALAVPSFAGGKKVKLAYVEWDCAAASTNIVKAVLQERLGYDVEILPVAAAAMWQAVASGDVDGMVTAWLPVTHADYLERFKDKVEDLGPIANGAKLGWAVPSYVTVDSIEDLNKNADKFNGKIIGIDPGAGLMRVSENALKEYNLDKFELVEGSGATMTAALSNAIKNKEWIIVTAWTPHWMFGKWDLKYLKDPKQVLGGAEHIDTVVRKGLKEDMPEVYKVLNNFKYTSIDQLQKVMAWNQEPGSDRYENALRFIKENKAQVDSWLK, encoded by the coding sequence ATGAAACGCATAGTCACTCTTCTGGCAGTAGTAGCTCTTATCGCAGCCCTTGCTGTACCTTCTTTTGCCGGTGGTAAAAAAGTTAAACTCGCTTATGTTGAATGGGATTGCGCCGCAGCAAGTACCAACATTGTAAAAGCTGTTCTTCAGGAACGACTCGGTTACGATGTTGAAATTCTTCCTGTTGCAGCAGCTGCAATGTGGCAGGCTGTAGCCTCAGGTGATGTAGACGGAATGGTAACCGCATGGCTTCCGGTTACACATGCTGACTACCTTGAAAGATTTAAAGATAAAGTTGAAGACCTCGGCCCCATTGCCAACGGCGCAAAACTGGGATGGGCTGTACCTTCATATGTTACAGTTGATTCCATTGAAGATCTCAACAAAAATGCTGACAAATTCAACGGCAAAATCATCGGTATTGATCCCGGTGCAGGCCTGATGAGAGTTTCTGAAAACGCTCTTAAAGAATATAATCTTGATAAATTTGAACTTGTTGAAGGCTCCGGAGCCACTATGACCGCAGCACTTTCCAATGCCATCAAAAACAAAGAATGGATCATTGTAACAGCATGGACCCCTCATTGGATGTTCGGAAAATGGGACCTCAAATATCTTAAAGATCCCAAGCAGGTGTTAGGCGGCGCAGAACATATTGATACTGTTGTCCGTAAAGGTCTTAAAGAAGATATGCCTGAAGTTTATAAAGTGCTCAACAACTTCAAGTACACCAGCATCGATCAGCTCCAGAAAGTTATGGCCTGGAACCAGGAACCCGGTTCAGACCGCTATGAGAATGCTTTACGCTTCATAAAAGAAAACAAAGCACAGGTTGACAGCTGGTTAAAATAG